A genomic window from Punica granatum isolate Tunisia-2019 chromosome 2, ASM765513v2, whole genome shotgun sequence includes:
- the LOC116194454 gene encoding cytochrome P450 734A1: MESHEEAEDQIIFIWEWVKVAGIAVTLLVVFLKVGVALWWRPRRIEEHFSRQGIRGPPYRFFIGNVKELVGMMMKASSQPLPDFSHNILPRVLSFYHHWKKIYGSTFLVWFGPTVRLTVSDPDLIREIFTSKSEFYEKNESHPLVKQLEGDGLLSLKGEKWAHHRRIISPTFHLENLKLMVPVVTTSVMNMLEEWEVSKSGEFEVEVSEWFQALTEDIITRTAFGVSYEEGKAIFKLQSQQMLLAAEAFQKVFIPGYRFLPTKRNIYSWKLDREIKKSLMNLIDRRKRKSGEGPALEAEEEGEGPKDLLGLMIRASTQSTAISVNDIVEECKAFFFAGKHSTSNLLTWTAVLLAMHPRWQEAARDEVLRACGARNLPGKDDVVKFKTLSMIVSEALRLYPPVIAMIRRARVDVELGGCKIPRGTEILIPILAVHHDQAIWGHEANEFNPARFADGVARASKHPFGLIPFGLGVRNCIGQNLAILQAKLALAIILQRFRFRLSPTYKHAPTVLMLLYPQHGAPIIFSRLADPEAPQDQGS; the protein is encoded by the exons atggagaGTCATGAAGAAGCTGAGGATCAAATCATATTCATATGGGAGTGGGTTAAGGTGGCAGGGATAGCTGTGACACTTCTGGTAGTGTTTCTCAAGGTGGGAGTGGCTCTCTGGTGGCGGCCCAGGAGGATAGAAGAGCACTTCTCCCGGCAAGGCATCCGGGGCCCTCCGTACCGCTTCTTCATTGGGAACGTGAAGGAGCTCGTCGGAATGATGATGAAGGCCTCCTCCCAGCCCTTGCCCGACTTCTCACACAACATCCTCCCCCGCGTGCTCTCCTTCTACCACCACTGGAAGAAGATTTACG GTTCCACATTTTTGGTGTGGTTTGGACCCACAGTCCGCCTAACAGTCTCTGATCCCGACCTGATTCGGGAAATATTCACTTCCAAGTCGGAATTCTACGAGAAGAATGAATCCCACCCGCTGGTCAAGCAGCTCGAAGGCGATGGCCTGCTTAGCCTTAAAGGAGAAAAATGGGCTCACCATAGAAGAATTATATCGCCCACATTTCACTTGGAAAATCTCAAG TTGATGGTACCAGTTGTGACAACTAGTGTGATGAACATGCTGGAAGAGTGGGAAGTGTCGAAATCAGGAGAATTCGAGGTAGAAGTCTCGGAATGGTTTCAAGCTCTAACTGAGGATATAATTACAAGAACGGCATTCGGGGTCAGCTACGAAGAGGGAAAAGCCATCTTCAAGCTCCAATCACAGCAGATGCTTCTTGCTGCCGAAGCATTTCAAAAAGTATTCATCCCCGGATACAG ATTTTTACCGACGAAGAGAAACATATATTCTTGGAAGCTGGACCGGGAGATAAAGAAATCGTTGATGAACCTCATCGATCGACGGAAAAGGAAGTCCGGCGAGGGGCCGGCGCTcgaggcggaggaggagggtgAAGGCCCCAAGGACCTGCTGGGCCTCATGATTCGAGCCTCCACCCAAAGCACCGCCATCTCTGTCAATGACATCGTAGAGGAGTGCAAGGCTTTCTTCTTCGCCGGCAAGCACTCCACGTCGAACCTTCTGACGTGGACCGCGGTCCTGCTCGCCATGCATCCCCGGTGGCAGGAGGCGGCACGCGACGAGGTGCTCCGAGCATGTGGGGCACGTAACCTCCCTGGCAAAGATGACGTCGTTAAATTCAAGACG CTGAGCATGATTGTGAGTGAAGCCTTGAGGTTGTATCCTCCAGTGATTGCGATGATCAGACGGGCTAGAGTCGATGTGGAGCTCGGAGGTTGCAAGATCCCCCGAGGTACCGAGATCCTGATCCCAATCTTGGCTGTTCATCATGACCAGGCTATATGGGGACACGAGGCAAATGAGTTCAATCCAGCTCGGTTTGCAGACGGAGTGGCCAGGGCTTCGAAACACCCATTTGGGTTGATCCCATTTGGCCTCGGTGTCAGAAACTGCATCGGGCAGAATCTGGCCATCTTGCAGGCTAAATTGGCACTCGCGATCATACTTCAGCGATTCAGGTTTCGTCTCTCCCCTACATATAAACATGCGCCTACGGTCCTAATGTTGTTGTATCCACAGCATGGCGCGCCGATCATTTTCAGCCGTTTGGCCGACCCAGAGGCACCACAAGATCAAGGGTCATGA